In Halapricum desulfuricans, a single window of DNA contains:
- a CDS encoding two-component system sensor histidine kinase NtrB, producing MANQRRSRQRGDTATLLPLVADSGNRRMLTDWITSHDRYELIEERPDTAMFDLCVLDTEMLEREATTLTARKRETSMILPVLLLVPDTQAGSVHTELRQERPALWDLVDGMLRMPVREYELADKVDTLLQLRTQSATLTRQREQLQTIRDEHAGHGVVITDTDGRIEYVNTAFEEQSGYTSEEVLGQTPAVLKSGEHDEAFYEDLWETITSGDVWHGEMTNRGKDGGQYVIDQTIAPVTGPDNEIERFIAVNHDITELKDLELSLRERSEQLEILNRVLRHDIRNDMTVVLGWLDYVADHCEGELESELDRIESSAERVVELTTAAGDIVKTMRSDAEPDLEPISLTQILLEEGKKRQEVFEDATIELPTSPPYVTVAANELLSSVFRNLINNAVKHNDADEPVVSITVRETDDRVQVRVADNGPGVPETIKDEIFDDEVQGLDSSGTGMGLYLVSTLVDLYGGEVWVEDNDPTGAVFCVELDVLNQSMGESGEYCD from the coding sequence ATGGCTAATCAACGTCGATCACGCCAGCGAGGCGATACAGCGACCTTGCTCCCGCTCGTGGCCGACAGCGGGAACCGCCGCATGCTCACCGACTGGATCACCAGTCACGATCGATACGAACTGATCGAGGAACGTCCCGACACGGCAATGTTCGATCTCTGCGTGCTCGATACCGAAATGCTCGAACGGGAAGCAACTACGCTGACAGCACGCAAGCGGGAGACATCGATGATCCTTCCCGTCCTCCTGCTCGTCCCAGACACGCAGGCTGGGTCGGTACACACGGAACTGCGTCAGGAACGCCCGGCACTATGGGATCTCGTTGACGGGATGCTTCGGATGCCCGTTCGAGAGTACGAACTGGCAGATAAGGTCGATACGTTGCTGCAACTCCGCACTCAGTCCGCGACACTCACCCGCCAGCGAGAGCAACTCCAGACCATTCGGGACGAGCACGCTGGCCACGGAGTCGTGATTACCGACACCGACGGACGGATCGAATACGTCAACACTGCCTTCGAAGAGCAGTCGGGATACACAAGCGAGGAAGTACTCGGCCAGACACCGGCCGTCCTCAAATCCGGCGAACACGACGAGGCGTTCTACGAAGACTTGTGGGAGACAATTACTTCCGGCGATGTCTGGCACGGCGAGATGACAAATCGAGGAAAGGACGGTGGCCAATATGTCATTGACCAGACGATAGCACCTGTGACAGGACCGGACAACGAGATCGAGCGATTCATCGCTGTCAACCACGATATCACGGAACTCAAAGATCTCGAACTATCGCTACGTGAGCGGTCCGAACAGCTCGAAATTCTGAATCGAGTGCTCCGGCATGACATCCGAAACGATATGACGGTCGTACTCGGCTGGCTCGATTACGTTGCTGACCACTGCGAGGGAGAACTGGAGTCGGAACTCGACCGAATCGAATCCTCCGCAGAGCGTGTGGTCGAACTCACAACTGCGGCTGGTGACATCGTCAAGACAATGCGTTCCGACGCGGAGCCCGATCTCGAACCGATCTCTCTCACCCAGATACTCCTCGAAGAGGGAAAGAAGCGTCAAGAGGTGTTCGAAGATGCGACCATCGAACTCCCGACATCACCACCGTACGTCACTGTCGCTGCGAACGAGTTGCTCTCGTCGGTGTTCCGGAACCTCATCAACAACGCAGTCAAGCACAACGATGCGGACGAGCCAGTCGTTTCGATCACCGTGCGTGAAACTGACGATCGTGTCCAGGTCCGTGTCGCAGACAACGGTCCGGGGGTGCCGGAGACGATCAAAGACGAGATCTTCGACGACGAGGTGCAGGGTCTGGACAGTTCGGGGACTGGAATGGGACTGTATCTGGTCTCGACGCTGGTGGATCTATACGGCGGCGAGGTTTGGGTCGAAGACAACGACCCTACCGGAGCAGTATTTTGTGTCGAACTCGATGTGCTAAACCAATCAATGGGCGAATCGGGTGAGTACTGTGACTGA
- a CDS encoding ATPase domain-containing protein, with protein MTTTSRLSTGIDGLDTILDGGLIERQNVIVRGPPGAGKTIFGLHFLAAGTDEEDSLYINLGEPTQYVQRTADHFGLNSETLQFLELSPDEKKFTEEGTYTLFSSAEAEQPSLVSEVRETVEELQPDRVLIDPITEFRFLTTDEHQFRSQILGLLDFLRSTGATVLMTSQAAADLSDTDLQFLTDAVINLEQTSEVRTVDITKFRGPAAQRGPHAYEITESGVDVWPRLEVPDAQVDFPEENISSGVPELDQLLDGGLDRGTVTFFSGPTGAGKTTTSLQFVQEAAGRGSQSIIFSFEESRRTLLQRAEALNMPIGEMIEQGVLDIVEVQPREYTVNQLTNKVQDAVEADGVEVVLIDGTQGFKQNLRGHGENPITNLIEIGRYLRQMGVTTIVTNEVHDITGQFRATEEQMSNLADNIVFIRHVESRGKLEKVIGVLKMRTSDFERMLRKLEFTEYGVSVGDPLENLQGVLTGTPEWADSESTGETDG; from the coding sequence ATGACGACGACGAGTCGATTATCGACAGGGATCGATGGTCTTGATACGATTCTCGATGGCGGTTTGATCGAGCGGCAGAACGTGATCGTACGGGGGCCACCCGGTGCCGGCAAGACGATCTTCGGACTGCACTTCCTGGCAGCAGGAACCGACGAGGAGGACAGTCTGTACATCAACCTCGGTGAACCAACCCAGTACGTACAGCGAACAGCCGACCACTTCGGACTGAACTCGGAGACGCTCCAATTTCTCGAACTCTCTCCGGACGAGAAAAAGTTCACCGAAGAGGGCACCTACACTTTGTTCTCGTCGGCAGAGGCCGAACAACCGTCACTCGTCAGCGAGGTGCGTGAGACTGTCGAAGAGCTGCAGCCGGATCGTGTCCTCATCGATCCGATTACCGAATTTCGGTTCCTGACGACCGACGAGCACCAGTTCCGGTCACAAATATTGGGATTGCTCGATTTCCTCAGATCGACCGGTGCAACAGTGCTCATGACGTCACAGGCAGCGGCCGATCTCTCGGATACGGATCTGCAGTTCCTGACAGACGCAGTCATCAATCTCGAACAGACCTCGGAGGTACGGACTGTCGATATAACGAAATTCAGGGGCCCCGCTGCTCAGCGAGGACCCCACGCCTACGAGATTACCGAGTCAGGTGTCGACGTGTGGCCACGTCTCGAAGTACCGGATGCGCAGGTCGACTTCCCAGAAGAGAACATCTCATCCGGTGTTCCGGAACTGGATCAGTTGCTCGACGGTGGCCTCGACCGGGGAACAGTCACGTTTTTCAGCGGCCCGACTGGCGCGGGGAAAACGACCACCAGTTTGCAGTTTGTCCAGGAAGCCGCCGGACGCGGCAGTCAGTCGATTATCTTCTCGTTCGAAGAGTCGCGGCGGACACTGCTCCAGCGCGCGGAGGCCCTGAATATGCCGATCGGGGAGATGATCGAACAGGGCGTACTCGACATTGTCGAGGTGCAACCGCGAGAGTACACGGTGAACCAACTCACGAACAAGGTGCAAGACGCGGTCGAAGCGGATGGTGTGGAAGTCGTCCTCATCGACGGGACGCAGGGATTCAAACAGAATCTCCGTGGGCATGGGGAGAATCCGATAACGAACCTGATTGAGATCGGCCGCTACCTCCGCCAGATGGGTGTCACTACTATCGTGACTAACGAGGTCCACGACATTACCGGACAGTTCCGCGCGACTGAAGAGCAAATGAGCAATCTTGCGGACAACATTGTGTTCATACGGCATGTCGAATCGCGTGGGAAATTAGAGAAGGTCATCGGGGTACTCAAGATGCGGACGAGTGATTTCGAGCGCATGCTCCGTAAGCTAGAGTTTACCGAATACGGTGTCAGTGTCGGTGATCCGCTCGAAAACCTGCAAGGTGTGCTCACGGGCACACCGGAGTGGGCCGACTCGGAATCGACCGGCGAGACAGATGGCTAA